A window from Phycisphaerae bacterium encodes these proteins:
- the thiS gene encoding sulfur carrier protein ThiS, whose product MESLKINGVKKQFPAGQMPSTVAELLKQLNIRGATAAAEVDGKIIEREKFSETKLRNGQSIELVRFVGGG is encoded by the coding sequence ATGGAATCGCTGAAAATAAATGGCGTCAAGAAACAGTTCCCAGCGGGGCAGATGCCTTCGACTGTGGCTGAATTGTTAAAGCAGCTTAATATCCGGGGAGCAACAGCAGCGGCTGAAGTTGACGGCAAGATTATCGAACGCGAGAAGTTTTCAGAAACAAAGCTCCGCAACGGCCAAAGCATCGAATTAGTGCGATTTGTCGGGGGAGGATGA
- the moeB gene encoding molybdopterin-synthase adenylyltransferase MoeB → MALTEEQRERYSRHTMLGQIGEAGQQRLLSSKVLLIGAGGLGSPAAVYLAAAGIGTIGIVDSDKVELTNLQRQIIHHTSDLGVEKVKSAQTKMRAINPDVTVKAYHELVKADNIRKIVHEYDFVIDATDNFPAKFLINDACFFEKKPFSHAGVLRFDGQLMTVLPGESACYRCIFHSLPSADIARSCSRAGILGVLPGVIGTLQATEAIKYLLGIGELLTDTLLTYNALTVEFRKVRLKRNPDCPLCGSNPKITELKDDSQ, encoded by the coding sequence GTGGCATTAACGGAAGAACAAAGAGAAAGATACAGCCGTCATACAATGTTGGGACAAATCGGTGAAGCTGGGCAGCAGAGATTGCTTTCATCGAAGGTTCTGCTCATCGGCGCCGGTGGTCTCGGCTCACCTGCCGCTGTTTATTTGGCCGCCGCCGGAATCGGCACTATCGGCATCGTCGATTCCGACAAAGTCGAGCTGACAAATCTCCAGAGACAAATAATTCATCACACCTCCGATTTAGGCGTCGAAAAGGTCAAATCCGCCCAGACTAAAATGCGGGCAATCAATCCTGATGTCACCGTTAAGGCTTACCATGAACTAGTAAAGGCCGACAACATTCGGAAAATTGTCCACGAATACGATTTTGTAATCGACGCCACCGATAATTTCCCCGCCAAGTTTCTCATCAACGATGCTTGTTTCTTCGAGAAAAAACCATTTTCGCACGCCGGCGTCCTGAGGTTCGATGGCCAGTTAATGACCGTCCTGCCAGGCGAATCCGCCTGTTACCGCTGCATCTTCCATTCTTTGCCATCTGCGGATATTGCTCGTTCCTGCTCGCGCGCCGGAATTCTTGGTGTTCTGCCAGGCGTTATCGGCACACTACAGGCAACCGAGGCAATCAAATATCTGCTGGGTATCGGCGAGCTTTTGACCGACACGCTGCTGACTTATAATGCCCTGACAGTGGAATTTCGAAAGGTGCGTTTGAAACGTAACCCAGATTGCCCGCTTTGCGGCTCAAATCCCAAAATCACCGAGCTTAAAGATGACAGCCAATAA
- a CDS encoding DUF4954 family protein, giving the protein MASEYRALSKTEITQLQEQGCTCSDWASIKVAQSFDPARVRFTHFSGKVEIGELKETITFHGGMKKPAGINQAAIHNCKIGNNVYINNINTYIANYIIEDNVVIDNVDLLEVEQESSFGNGTEVAVVNEAGGREIPIYDHLSAHTAYVIAFYRHRPKVIENLRKMIAGYTKSVTSSMGLLAKGANIINCRIIKNVKVGTVTVIEGASRLENGSINSCPEAPVYIGPGVFAEDFIVCSGSKISDGAIISKCFVGQSTELAKQYSAENSVFFANCGGFHGEACSIFAGPYTVTHHKSTLLIAGLFSFLNAGSGTNQSNHMYKLGPVHQGIVERGSKTASDSYMLWPAKVGAFTVVMGRHYRNSDTSDLPFSYLIEHEDESILVPGVNLRSVGTVRDARKWPKRDKRKDPKKLDYINFKLLSPYTIQKMLNGCKLLTNLKSTSGTTSDYFTYHSCKIKSSSLDSGIKLYQIGIDKFLGNCLIKRLEGKQLNNIGDLQAALSPETGTGTGKWLDLAGLFAPEECIEKMLNDIENDSISTLEQVTEVFRSIHEDYPKYEWAWATGVLQQRLGKNIDKITAADIIELTTKWKEAVVGLDHKLYADAKKEFTDTAQTGYGLDGDEQTKRGDFARVRGVFEKDSFVSEIEKHIAEKTKLGDELISRMEKLS; this is encoded by the coding sequence ATGGCATCGGAATACCGCGCACTATCTAAAACCGAAATTACTCAGCTGCAAGAGCAAGGATGCACTTGCTCGGATTGGGCAAGTATTAAAGTTGCACAAAGCTTCGACCCTGCAAGAGTAAGATTCACACATTTTTCCGGCAAGGTTGAAATAGGCGAGCTTAAGGAAACAATAACCTTTCACGGCGGAATGAAGAAGCCGGCAGGTATTAATCAGGCAGCAATCCACAACTGCAAAATCGGAAACAATGTTTATATTAACAACATTAACACTTACATAGCCAATTACATAATCGAGGACAATGTAGTCATTGACAATGTTGATTTGCTGGAAGTTGAGCAGGAGAGCTCATTCGGTAACGGAACCGAAGTTGCCGTTGTCAATGAGGCCGGCGGCAGGGAGATACCGATTTACGACCATTTGTCTGCTCATACCGCTTATGTGATAGCTTTTTACAGGCACAGGCCGAAAGTAATTGAAAATCTGCGGAAAATGATTGCCGGCTATACCAAATCTGTAACTTCATCTATGGGCCTGTTGGCAAAAGGCGCTAATATTATCAACTGCAGAATTATCAAAAATGTCAAAGTGGGTACTGTGACTGTAATCGAGGGCGCAAGCAGGCTGGAAAACGGCTCAATCAATAGCTGCCCGGAAGCCCCTGTCTATATTGGCCCCGGTGTTTTCGCAGAGGATTTCATCGTCTGCTCCGGTTCGAAGATCAGTGACGGCGCTATCATTTCTAAATGCTTCGTAGGGCAGAGCACGGAACTGGCCAAACAATATTCAGCGGAAAACTCGGTGTTCTTCGCCAATTGCGGCGGTTTTCACGGCGAGGCCTGCTCCATATTTGCCGGGCCATATACTGTTACACATCATAAATCGACACTGCTGATTGCGGGGTTGTTTTCTTTCCTGAACGCCGGCAGCGGAACAAATCAAAGCAATCATATGTACAAACTCGGGCCGGTCCACCAGGGTATTGTCGAACGCGGCTCCAAGACAGCCAGCGACTCATATATGCTCTGGCCGGCAAAGGTCGGGGCTTTTACCGTTGTAATGGGCAGACACTACAGAAATTCTGATACCTCGGACCTGCCTTTCTCATACCTTATTGAGCACGAAGATGAAAGTATTCTTGTCCCCGGTGTGAATTTACGAAGCGTAGGGACCGTCCGAGACGCTCGAAAATGGCCAAAACGAGACAAACGAAAAGACCCCAAGAAGCTCGATTACATAAATTTCAAGCTTTTAAGCCCATATACAATTCAAAAAATGCTCAACGGTTGCAAACTGCTCACAAATCTTAAATCGACCTCCGGCACGACCAGCGATTACTTCACCTATCACAGCTGCAAGATTAAAAGCTCGTCGCTGGATAGCGGTATTAAATTGTACCAGATTGGTATCGACAAGTTCCTGGGCAACTGCCTGATTAAACGACTGGAAGGCAAGCAGCTTAATAACATCGGAGACCTTCAAGCTGCTCTGTCGCCGGAAACCGGCACAGGAACTGGCAAATGGCTGGATTTAGCCGGGCTGTTTGCGCCTGAAGAATGCATTGAAAAAATGCTCAACGACATTGAAAACGACAGTATCAGCACACTGGAGCAGGTAACAGAGGTTTTCCGGTCGATACACGAAGATTATCCCAAGTATGAATGGGCCTGGGCGACAGGTGTGCTGCAGCAGCGACTTGGTAAAAACATCGATAAAATAACAGCAGCCGATATTATTGAACTGACAACGAAATGGAAAGAAGCCGTGGTGGGACTTGACCACAAACTTTACGCTGATGCAAAAAAAGAATTTACCGACACCGCTCAAACCGGATACGGCCTCGATGGCGACGAACAAACAAAACGCGGCGATTTCGCACGTGTCAGGGGCGTGTTTGAAAAAGACAGTTTCGTCTCTGAAATTGAAAAACATATAGCAGAAAAAACAAAGCTCGGTGATGAGCTTATCAGCCGAATGGAAAAACTGAGTTAA
- a CDS encoding thiazole synthase has protein sequence MDKLVIAGKEFSSRLLVGTGKFASCEIMAEALEESGAEIVTVALRRVDIENKNDDMLRAIDTKKYLLLPNTSGARDAEEAVRLSKLARAATGINWVKLEITPDPYYLLPDPVETLKAAEILVKDGFIVLPYINADPILAKKLEDAGAATVMPLASPIGSNQGLKTRSALEIIIEQANVPVVVDAGLGLPSHAAEAMEMGADAVLVNTAIATAAEPRQMAAAFKLAVEAGRTAYKAGAAATSKQASASSPLTGFLRDEISKRNK, from the coding sequence ATGGACAAGTTAGTAATCGCAGGGAAAGAGTTCAGCTCGCGGCTGCTTGTGGGGACAGGCAAGTTCGCATCGTGCGAGATTATGGCTGAAGCACTGGAGGAGTCCGGGGCGGAAATCGTTACCGTCGCACTTCGCAGGGTGGACATAGAAAACAAAAACGACGATATGCTCCGTGCAATCGACACTAAAAAATATCTGCTGCTTCCGAACACCTCCGGCGCGCGGGACGCCGAAGAAGCTGTTCGGCTGTCGAAACTGGCAAGGGCGGCAACGGGGATTAACTGGGTGAAATTAGAGATCACGCCTGACCCGTATTACCTGCTACCGGACCCGGTGGAGACACTGAAGGCGGCGGAGATTTTAGTTAAAGATGGATTCATTGTTCTGCCTTATATAAACGCAGACCCGATTTTGGCGAAGAAACTCGAGGACGCTGGGGCCGCAACGGTGATGCCGCTTGCAAGCCCCATCGGCTCAAACCAGGGCCTTAAGACCCGTTCAGCTTTGGAAATAATAATTGAGCAGGCGAATGTCCCCGTCGTGGTTGATGCAGGGCTGGGACTGCCATCGCACGCGGCGGAGGCAATGGAGATGGGCGCAGATGCAGTGCTGGTGAATACTGCCATCGCAACAGCAGCTGAGCCGAGACAAATGGCCGCGGCTTTTAAGCTCGCGGTCGAAGCCGGGCGAACGGCTTACAAAGCAGGCGCGGCAGCAACAAGCAAACAGGCAAGCGCATCGAGCCCGCTGACGGGTTTTTTGAGAGATGAAATATCCAAGCGAAATAAATAA
- the mnmA gene encoding tRNA 2-thiouridine(34) synthase MnmA, with protein MTANKWNIKLQRSSHLSWQPEKQADKRIAVLMSGGVDSSTAAYLLKQQGWDVLGITMKVPLSTNVGKRTCCGTDAAFVCEQLAIPHYFVDVTEVFEEIIIKPFRQSYTGGQTPNPCVDCNTFLKFSLLWDFLQEKFGTIFLATGHYAKVYQIDDRFYLGKAKDIAKDQSYFLYGISSQRLPNLVLPLGEFTKEQVRAIAADAGLPVAEKSESMELCFAGEGDYRTVLTDAAFNRPGDITDMKGNKIAEHKGIANFTLGQRKGIGFAGGIPLYVGKIDAQKNTIALGTKEQVSFRSVITNQLNVLIPEELVVGGQFFGKVRSYVDSHPCRLVAVNKQTMTVKFDQPQFAPCPGQRLVLYNNRGYITAGGTII; from the coding sequence ATGACAGCCAATAAGTGGAACATCAAATTGCAGAGGTCAAGCCATCTCTCTTGGCAGCCCGAAAAGCAGGCCGACAAACGAATCGCCGTCCTTATGAGCGGCGGCGTCGACAGCAGCACCGCAGCATATCTGCTCAAGCAGCAGGGCTGGGATGTCCTCGGCATCACTATGAAAGTCCCTCTTTCAACTAACGTTGGCAAACGCACTTGTTGTGGTACCGATGCTGCATTTGTCTGTGAACAATTGGCTATCCCCCATTATTTCGTCGATGTTACCGAGGTCTTCGAGGAAATTATAATAAAACCATTTCGTCAGTCTTATACCGGCGGCCAAACCCCTAACCCTTGTGTTGACTGTAACACGTTTCTGAAATTTTCTCTTCTTTGGGATTTTTTGCAGGAAAAGTTCGGCACAATTTTCCTTGCTACTGGGCATTATGCTAAAGTTTATCAAATCGATGACAGATTTTATCTCGGCAAAGCAAAAGACATTGCCAAAGACCAGAGCTATTTTCTCTATGGCATATCTTCACAGCGTCTTCCAAATCTTGTTTTGCCTCTGGGGGAATTTACGAAAGAGCAAGTCCGCGCAATCGCAGCCGACGCCGGCCTGCCCGTCGCCGAAAAATCCGAAAGTATGGAATTGTGTTTCGCCGGAGAAGGTGATTACCGCACAGTCTTAACCGACGCTGCCTTCAACAGGCCCGGGGACATAACTGATATGAAGGGCAACAAAATCGCCGAACATAAAGGAATCGCCAACTTCACGCTCGGCCAGAGAAAAGGCATAGGCTTTGCAGGCGGCATTCCCCTTTACGTCGGAAAAATTGACGCACAGAAAAACACCATCGCTCTTGGCACAAAAGAGCAAGTTAGTTTCCGCTCTGTCATCACGAATCAGTTAAACGTCCTTATTCCCGAAGAGCTCGTTGTCGGTGGACAATTCTTCGGTAAAGTCCGCTCCTATGTCGATTCCCATCCCTGCAGACTCGTTGCAGTAAATAAACAAACGATGACCGTTAAGTTTGACCAGCCCCAGTTTGCTCCCTGTCCTGGCCAGCGACTTGTCCTTTATAACAACCGTGGTTACATTACTGCTGGCGGAACTATAATATAA
- the thiH gene encoding 2-iminoacetate synthase ThiH, translating to MKYPSEINNSDIERAMNSPAGSYSPEKLAALISPTAEGYLEEMAQMARQLTMQRFGKTVRLYAPLYLSNYCVNNCVYCGFNKENKYERRRLTIEQAVKEADIIASEGFRDILLVSSEDREFISVDYLCELAGRLRGKFSSISIEVYQMTTEEYAKLFAAGIEGVTLYQETYDRDVYRQYHPAGPKADYDYRLSAPDSIAQAGMREIGIGALLGLSDWRLETLALGEHAHYLMKRYWKSRVSFSFPRLRPAKNVDRAQFRFLSDKNLVQMIIALRLCFADAGMVLSTRERAELRDHLIEVGITKVSAGSKTSPGGYSQPRNAAEQFEIDDARSPAEVAEMIRAHGFEPVWKDWDIAFVKR from the coding sequence ATGAAATATCCAAGCGAAATAAATAATAGTGACATCGAGCGGGCGATGAACTCCCCTGCCGGCAGTTACAGCCCAGAGAAACTGGCGGCGCTAATTTCACCAACGGCTGAGGGCTATCTTGAAGAGATGGCGCAGATGGCCCGGCAGCTTACGATGCAAAGATTCGGCAAAACTGTCCGGCTATATGCACCGCTGTATTTATCGAATTACTGCGTAAATAACTGTGTATACTGCGGCTTCAACAAAGAAAACAAATACGAGCGGAGAAGATTAACGATTGAGCAAGCAGTCAAAGAAGCGGACATTATCGCTTCGGAAGGATTCAGGGACATATTACTCGTCAGCAGCGAGGACAGAGAATTCATCAGCGTCGATTATCTTTGCGAGCTTGCAGGCAGATTGAGAGGCAAATTCAGCTCCATCTCGATAGAAGTCTATCAAATGACGACCGAAGAATACGCGAAGCTTTTCGCTGCGGGTATCGAGGGCGTAACGTTATATCAGGAGACATACGACCGCGATGTATATCGCCAATATCATCCCGCAGGCCCGAAGGCCGACTATGATTACCGGTTATCAGCACCGGACAGTATTGCGCAGGCGGGAATGAGAGAAATCGGCATCGGGGCCTTGCTGGGTTTATCCGACTGGCGGCTTGAAACACTGGCGCTCGGCGAGCACGCACATTATCTTATGAAGCGATACTGGAAATCGCGGGTGTCGTTTTCGTTTCCGAGACTACGGCCGGCAAAGAACGTCGACAGAGCGCAGTTTCGTTTCCTCAGCGATAAGAATCTCGTGCAAATGATAATTGCGCTGCGACTGTGCTTTGCCGATGCCGGGATGGTACTGTCAACGCGCGAAAGAGCTGAGTTGAGAGACCACTTAATCGAAGTAGGAATAACCAAGGTAAGTGCGGGCAGCAAGACCAGCCCGGGCGGGTATTCACAACCAAGGAATGCGGCCGAGCAATTCGAAATCGACGACGCTCGCAGCCCAGCCGAGGTGGCCGAGATGATAAGGGCGCACGGGTTCGAGCCGGTCTGGAAGGACTGGGACATCGCTTTCGTTAAACGCTAA
- a CDS encoding PEP-CTERM sorting domain-containing protein: MKAVNLTRVRVFIFVICLVAAGFTSSAVAMPVPVDGFTSPDLPPVHPNPNVAYRSEEGVIYYPFVGISLSDITHGSFTNISRSYIGGDEIEYFDSVVTAAVDISGIGNFPAVLAGPVTAQVYSKTSGQTGTFQTEIISMTMSGNVGGVNVMVRESPTLSSSGQTSIEMSSSGWYIGSFFDVYTELSIDGGQTWVPSEESCRMVLVPEPATICLLVFGGLGILARKRR, encoded by the coding sequence ATGAAAGCCGTAAATTTGACAAGAGTGAGAGTTTTTATATTTGTCATTTGCCTCGTTGCCGCCGGATTTACATCGAGTGCGGTCGCGATGCCTGTGCCGGTCGATGGATTTACAAGTCCGGATTTGCCGCCTGTTCATCCTAACCCGAATGTCGCTTACCGCAGTGAAGAAGGGGTTATTTATTATCCCTTCGTAGGCATATCTTTATCTGATATCACGCACGGCAGTTTCACGAATATCAGCCGGTCGTATATCGGCGGCGATGAAATAGAATACTTCGATTCAGTTGTAACGGCTGCCGTTGATATTTCCGGGATAGGTAATTTTCCTGCTGTGTTGGCCGGACCGGTAACTGCGCAGGTATATAGCAAGACAAGTGGTCAGACTGGGACGTTCCAAACGGAAATTATCAGTATGACAATGTCAGGCAATGTAGGCGGTGTAAATGTTATGGTTCGTGAAAGTCCAACTTTAAGTTCTTCCGGCCAAACATCCATCGAGATGTCGAGCAGCGGCTGGTATATTGGAAGCTTCTTCGATGTTTATACTGAGCTGTCAATCGATGGCGGACAAACCTGGGTCCCGTCAGAAGAAAGCTGCCGAATGGTTCTTGTGCCGGAACCGGCCACAATTTGCCTTTTGGTTTTTGGCGGCCTGGGAATTCTTGCAAGGAAACGAAGATAG
- a CDS encoding type II secretion system protein: MDKKKGFTLIELLVVIAIIALLMSILMPALSKVRKQAMSVSCLARLKQWGVIFSMYAGGNDGYLNQREVGSHYEKLWHLVYKPMYKDPMMRYCPTAINNKLKTGPFATWWADELGSWDPEEFPVPGEGDNQVDDPATGVYQAPTGSYGMNRYIEDMRGGDVSFDAAYWRKIDVRGGDKAPVMLDCLYIYYWSNSDASPPAYNGDYTTPEMHWITIDRHMGYNNVVFLDSSARKVGLKELYTLNHTKPINGGFDICGPWTICGFSNKSACKNAWDDAAEWMVKMPVY; the protein is encoded by the coding sequence ATGGATAAGAAAAAAGGTTTTACATTAATTGAGCTTTTGGTGGTGATAGCCATTATAGCGTTGTTGATGTCGATATTGATGCCGGCACTGTCAAAGGTCAGAAAGCAGGCAATGTCGGTTTCCTGTCTGGCCAGGCTAAAACAATGGGGCGTTATATTTTCAATGTATGCAGGCGGGAACGACGGCTATTTAAACCAAAGAGAGGTCGGTAGCCATTATGAAAAGTTGTGGCACCTGGTTTACAAGCCAATGTACAAAGACCCTATGATGCGCTACTGCCCGACTGCTATAAACAATAAGTTGAAGACAGGTCCCTTTGCAACATGGTGGGCTGATGAACTGGGTTCTTGGGATCCGGAGGAATTTCCAGTTCCAGGGGAAGGTGATAATCAGGTCGATGATCCAGCTACCGGCGTCTATCAAGCTCCTACCGGTAGTTACGGTATGAATCGCTACATTGAGGATATGAGAGGCGGCGACGTGTCTTTCGATGCGGCTTACTGGAGAAAAATTGATGTAAGAGGCGGAGATAAGGCCCCTGTTATGTTGGATTGTTTATATATATATTATTGGTCAAATTCTGACGCTTCACCACCTGCGTATAATGGCGACTATACTACCCCTGAAATGCACTGGATAACCATCGACAGGCATATGGGGTATAACAACGTTGTTTTTCTGGACTCCTCCGCACGCAAGGTTGGGCTTAAGGAGTTGTATACACTGAATCACACTAAGCCGATTAATGGAGGATTCGACATATGCGGCCCGTGGACTATATGTGGATTTTCCAACAAATCGGCGTGTAAAAACGCCTGGGATGATGCAGCAGAGTGGATGGTCAAAATGCCGGTGTATTGA
- a CDS encoding DUF3592 domain-containing protein, with the protein MILLVGSIIGICYAILSTAVKVKKVNNWVPTRCVVDSVYVDIDPSTQDDILFWNIHYTYKYNGQEYASNRYNILRRHIIITREEGKRITTERLKRGQSYTPRGPYLQGEETGCFVNPDNPAEAVLSQEYTFVTFLINKPVFIAVTIFILIAGLYYEFR; encoded by the coding sequence ATGATATTATTAGTCGGCTCTATTATCGGGATTTGTTACGCTATACTATCAACAGCAGTTAAGGTAAAAAAAGTAAATAATTGGGTACCCACAAGATGCGTTGTCGATTCAGTATATGTAGACATCGACCCTTCGACTCAAGATGATATACTCTTTTGGAACATACACTATACCTACAAATATAATGGACAAGAGTATGCTTCTAACCGGTACAATATTCTTAGAAGACACATAATTATAACGCGTGAGGAGGGGAAAAGAATAACAACAGAAAGACTAAAGCGCGGACAGTCGTATACGCCGAGAGGACCATACTTGCAGGGGGAAGAAACTGGGTGTTTCGTAAACCCTGACAATCCAGCAGAGGCTGTTCTCAGCCAAGAATATACTTTCGTTACATTCTTAATAAATAAACCTGTTTTTATCGCAGTTACGATTTTTATTCTCATCGCAGGGCTTTATTACGAGTTTAGATGA
- the nagB gene encoding glucosamine-6-phosphate deaminase, which translates to MRIIIQPDYDGASKWTANYVAKRINEFKPSTKKPFVLGLPTGSSPLGMYRELVKLNKKGKVSFKNVVTFNMDEYVKLPEEHPESYHSFMWNNFFSHVDIQKQNVNILNGNAKDLQAECKNYEKKIAAFGGIDLFIGGIGPDGHVAFNEPGSSLSSPTREKTLTKDTIIANSRFFDNDINKVPKTALTVGVKTVMDAREVLIIISGHNKARALQKVVEEGVNHMWTVSALQLHPKGIIVCDDGATVELKVGTVNYFKDIEAKNLNPAKLLKGTV; encoded by the coding sequence ATGAGAATTATCATTCAGCCTGATTACGATGGAGCATCTAAATGGACTGCCAATTATGTTGCCAAAAGGATTAACGAATTTAAGCCAAGCACTAAAAAGCCTTTTGTATTAGGCCTTCCTACCGGCTCATCGCCTCTGGGAATGTACAGAGAACTGGTAAAACTCAACAAAAAAGGAAAAGTTTCGTTCAAAAACGTCGTTACTTTCAATATGGATGAATATGTCAAATTGCCGGAGGAGCATCCCGAAAGCTACCACTCGTTTATGTGGAACAATTTCTTCAGCCACGTGGATATTCAGAAACAAAACGTTAATATCCTCAATGGTAATGCCAAAGACCTGCAGGCCGAGTGTAAGAATTATGAAAAGAAGATAGCAGCTTTTGGCGGCATCGATCTGTTTATCGGGGGCATAGGCCCTGACGGCCACGTTGCATTTAACGAACCCGGCTCTTCGTTATCGTCCCCAACCAGAGAAAAAACACTTACAAAAGACACCATCATAGCCAATTCGAGGTTTTTCGACAACGACATCAACAAAGTTCCCAAAACCGCGTTAACGGTAGGGGTCAAAACGGTTATGGACGCCCGTGAGGTGCTGATTATTATCAGCGGCCATAACAAGGCCAGGGCACTGCAAAAGGTAGTGGAAGAAGGCGTCAACCATATGTGGACGGTCAGCGCTCTCCAATTACACCCCAAGGGCATTATTGTCTGTGACGATGGGGCAACTGTCGAACTCAAAGTCGGCACAGTCAACTACTTCAAAGATATCGAAGCGAAAAATCTTAATCCTGCGAAACTTTTGAAAGGTACAGTTTAA
- a CDS encoding DNA polymerase ligase N-terminal domain-containing protein, translating to MTQEIKKFVIQQHSTAQGIHWDFMLELGDILQTYRLDKAPQQLIQSPAVAVKIFDHPLKFLTYEGPVNKGQGSVSIVETGTYETMHQSHDRLELDLKGKILKSKFTLSHVEGDDWQFGKSDI from the coding sequence ATGACTCAGGAAATTAAAAAATTCGTTATTCAGCAGCACTCGACAGCCCAGGGCATTCACTGGGATTTTATGCTCGAATTGGGTGATATCCTGCAAACTTACCGTCTTGATAAAGCTCCTCAGCAACTTATCCAAAGCCCAGCCGTCGCCGTAAAAATCTTCGACCATCCGCTGAAATTCCTTACTTACGAGGGGCCGGTAAACAAAGGTCAGGGCAGCGTCAGCATCGTCGAAACAGGCACTTATGAAACAATGCATCAGTCACACGATCGCCTTGAGCTGGACTTGAAAGGCAAAATCCTCAAAAGCAAATTTACTCTGTCTCACGTCGAAGGCGACGATTGGCAGTTTGGCAAAAGTGATATATAA
- a CDS encoding type III PLP-dependent enzyme gives MKKELVKLAQRHGTPLFIIDHAKIRANFRTFKKSLPSVQAYYAVKANSNQEIIETLFKEGASFDVASYNEFMQVYKYLKHFQKSDKYFFIWDKIIFSNTIKDRQTLKNIKKYKPLVTYDNADEVKKIKEYCPTAGLVLRLKVPDIGSQVELSSKFGAELGEAFDLIKLVFDLGLTVEGLSFHVGSQCTNFDNYASALRITSEIFNDCRKKGYNTRIVDIGGGFPVPYDSQSPRFGQLAKIIRSECKRLFPKDVELIAEPGRFMVATAASLISEIIGKARRDGKIVYHINDGVYSTFSGVVFDHWIPNFRAFKHGKKEVCTVVGPTCDSFDKISASEQLPANLQIGDFFYTENIGAYSIASATKFNGFDGAKIIHINK, from the coding sequence ATGAAAAAAGAACTCGTTAAATTGGCTCAAAGACACGGCACGCCGCTGTTTATTATTGACCACGCCAAAATAAGGGCCAACTTCCGTACCTTTAAGAAAAGTCTCCCAAGCGTCCAGGCGTATTACGCCGTAAAGGCAAACTCCAATCAGGAAATAATCGAGACCCTTTTCAAAGAAGGCGCCAGTTTTGATGTCGCCTCCTACAACGAGTTTATGCAGGTCTATAAATATCTAAAGCATTTCCAAAAAAGTGATAAATATTTCTTTATCTGGGACAAAATCATCTTCTCCAACACAATCAAAGACCGGCAGACCCTAAAAAATATCAAAAAATATAAGCCGCTTGTTACCTATGACAACGCCGACGAGGTCAAAAAAATAAAAGAGTACTGTCCTACCGCCGGCCTGGTTTTGCGCCTGAAAGTCCCCGACATCGGCTCGCAGGTGGAACTAAGCTCGAAATTCGGCGCCGAGCTTGGCGAAGCGTTCGATTTGATAAAACTGGTTTTCGATTTGGGCCTTACCGTCGAAGGCTTGAGCTTCCACGTCGGAAGCCAATGCACAAATTTCGATAATTACGCCTCCGCGCTGCGGATAACCTCCGAAATCTTCAACGACTGCCGCAAAAAAGGCTACAACACCAGAATCGTCGATATCGGCGGCGGCTTCCCCGTCCCCTACGATTCGCAGTCTCCGCGCTTCGGGCAGCTCGCCAAAATAATACGTTCAGAATGTAAACGGCTGTTCCCGAAAGATGTAGAGCTTATAGCTGAGCCCGGCCGTTTTATGGTCGCGACAGCCGCATCCCTTATTTCGGAAATCATCGGAAAGGCGCGCAGGGACGGCAAAATCGTCTATCACATCAACGATGGCGTCTATAGCACTTTTTCAGGAGTGGTTTTTGACCACTGGATTCCGAATTTCCGTGCGTTCAAACACGGCAAAAAAGAGGTCTGCACAGTCGTTGGCCCAACCTGCGACAGTTTCGACAAAATCTCAGCCTCGGAACAGTTGCCGGCTAATCTTCAAATCGGCGACTTCTTTTACACCGAAAACATCGGCGCATACAGCATCGCCTCTGCGACCAAATTCAACGGCTTCGACGGCGCAAAAATCATACATATTAATAAATAG